One Luoshenia tenuis DNA window includes the following coding sequences:
- a CDS encoding outer membrane protein assembly factor BamB family protein, whose translation MRDSNILLDQFKRTPRFYEYHYDRTCPSLSARPDSWQVRAVHANNRIADQPQIDVLRYKRLRQIWTFTCCGGVGVKPIVNGERVYFLSGGGYAYCVNKRSGRLLWKRMIALGREAELKDFAGPGITLGDCWYVARRGLGGGGLLACLNLHTGCLHWQITLPDGVDPVGVQADGENVYLLANGLDSAQQTGIYAYTQAQGQALWSLAVAGSGNLHEATLGATAALLLKERRLYVSVHKRRGWRRSEEVVAADLSSGSLLWKYGTRVCESEPVLAGGVPALFKISGKVMVGAPLQDGFYYCFEADTGKIRWHTRLELGPFPAGNGWQADAASIGGGKIIITARQLSGREVIQQKMLALEIHSGRQLWRTRSPFAGYSSGVLCNDLFVWADQKGMLRGCDSQNGGALKRSFVNGGEVAADITAQGDCLYVGALDPAASGTPGLTAWQVE comes from the coding sequence GTGCGTGATTCAAATATATTATTAGATCAGTTTAAAAGGACGCCGCGGTTTTATGAATACCATTATGACCGGACCTGCCCCAGCCTGTCGGCGCGGCCGGACAGCTGGCAGGTGCGCGCCGTACACGCCAACAACCGCATTGCCGACCAGCCCCAGATCGACGTGCTGCGCTACAAGCGCCTGCGCCAGATATGGACGTTCACCTGTTGCGGCGGGGTCGGGGTCAAGCCCATCGTCAATGGCGAGCGGGTATACTTTTTGTCGGGCGGCGGATATGCCTATTGCGTCAATAAACGCAGCGGCCGTTTGCTGTGGAAGCGGATGATCGCCCTTGGCAGGGAGGCTGAGCTGAAGGACTTTGCCGGCCCGGGCATCACCCTGGGGGATTGCTGGTATGTAGCCCGGCGCGGCTTGGGTGGCGGGGGGCTGCTGGCCTGCCTGAACCTGCATACGGGCTGCCTGCACTGGCAGATTACCCTGCCCGATGGCGTGGACCCGGTGGGCGTGCAGGCAGATGGCGAAAACGTATATCTGTTAGCCAACGGCCTGGATAGCGCCCAGCAGACCGGCATTTACGCCTATACCCAGGCGCAGGGGCAGGCCCTGTGGTCCCTGGCGGTGGCGGGCAGCGGCAATCTGCACGAGGCCACGCTGGGCGCTACGGCCGCCCTGCTGTTGAAGGAGCGCAGGCTTTACGTGTCCGTACACAAGCGCCGGGGTTGGCGGCGCAGTGAGGAGGTCGTCGCGGCGGACCTGAGCAGCGGAAGCCTGTTATGGAAATACGGCACCCGCGTTTGCGAGAGCGAACCGGTGTTGGCGGGGGGCGTGCCGGCACTATTTAAGATCAGCGGCAAGGTTATGGTGGGCGCGCCATTGCAGGATGGGTTTTACTATTGCTTTGAGGCGGATACCGGCAAGATCCGCTGGCACACGCGGCTGGAGCTGGGCCCGTTCCCGGCGGGCAACGGCTGGCAGGCCGATGCGGCCAGCATCGGCGGGGGCAAGATCATTATAACGGCCCGCCAGCTCAGCGGACGGGAGGTGATCCAGCAGAAAATGCTGGCGCTGGAGATCCACAGCGGCCGCCAACTGTGGCGCACGCGCTCGCCCTTTGCGGGCTACTCCAGCGGCGTGCTGTGTAACGATCTTTTCGTCTGGGCAGATCAAAAGGGCATGCTGCGGGGCTGCGACAGTCAAAATGGCGGAGCGCTCAAGCGCAGCTTTGTGAACGGCGGCGAGGTAGCGGCGGATATTACCGCCCAGGGGGATTGCCTGTACGTGGGCGCGTTGGACCCCGCAGCCTCGGGAACGCCGGGGCTGACGGCCTGGCAGGTGGAATAG
- the truA gene encoding tRNA pseudouridine(38-40) synthase TruA, producing the protein MRNIKLTLAFDGSRYRGWQRLGDDANTIQGRLEAVLGRMTGEKIALTGCGRTDAGVHALRYVANFNTHSDLPVADMLNYCYHYLPEDIVVQAVEEVPQDFHARFHVRAKTYLYRIDNRPRHDVFARRYSWHLPDPLDVESMRLSAQPLLGRHDFQSFTRAKPGKKSTVRTLSAVEIVRCDDGLITLSFTGDGFLWHMARILTGTLVEAGYGRFSPEQVCSALEAKQRAQAGPLAPAKGLFLADVIYRD; encoded by the coding sequence ATGCGCAATATTAAACTGACACTGGCCTTTGACGGGAGCCGTTACCGTGGCTGGCAGCGCCTGGGGGATGACGCCAATACCATCCAGGGCCGGCTAGAGGCGGTGCTTGGCCGCATGACGGGCGAGAAGATCGCCCTAACCGGCTGCGGGCGTACGGATGCGGGCGTGCACGCGCTGCGCTATGTGGCCAACTTTAATACCCATAGCGATTTGCCTGTAGCGGATATGCTGAATTACTGCTACCATTATCTCCCCGAAGATATCGTGGTACAGGCAGTCGAGGAGGTCCCCCAGGACTTCCATGCCCGCTTCCACGTCCGCGCCAAAACCTATCTGTACCGCATCGACAACCGGCCCCGTCACGATGTGTTTGCCCGGCGCTATAGCTGGCACCTGCCGGATCCTCTGGATGTGGAAAGTATGCGTCTAAGCGCGCAGCCGCTTTTAGGGCGGCACGACTTTCAAAGTTTTACCCGCGCAAAGCCCGGTAAAAAATCCACCGTGCGCACTTTAAGCGCGGTAGAGATCGTCCGATGCGATGATGGGCTTATCACCCTCTCTTTTACCGGCGACGGATTTTTATGGCACATGGCCCGCATCCTGACCGGCACGCTGGTGGAGGCGGGGTACGGGCGCTTTTCGCCCGAACAGGTATGCTCTGCCCTGGAGGCCAAACAGCGCGCGCAGGCCGGGCCGCTAGCCCCGGCTAAGGGGTTATTTCTTGCAGATGTGATCTACCGAGATTGA
- a CDS encoding VOC family protein — MKIEHIAMYVNDLAGARDFFVKYFDAIANDEYHNPNTNFRSYFLEFGDGARLEIMNHPNMQDGEKGIRRTGMIHLAFSIGSKEKVDELTQRLEKDGYEVLSGPRTTGDGYYESCIVGIEENQIEITI, encoded by the coding sequence GTGAAAATTGAACATATTGCAATGTATGTAAATGATTTGGCAGGAGCAAGAGATTTTTTTGTGAAATACTTTGATGCAATTGCTAATGATGAATATCATAATCCAAATACGAATTTCCGTTCTTACTTTTTAGAATTCGGAGATGGTGCGAGACTTGAAATTATGAATCATCCAAACATGCAAGATGGTGAAAAAGGTATAAGACGAACTGGCATGATTCATTTAGCATTTAGCATTGGCTCAAAAGAAAAAGTTGATGAACTCACACAAAGATTGGAGAAAGATGGATATGAAGTGTTATCGGGACCAAGAACGACGGGTGATGGCTACTACGAAAGTTGCATCGTTGGAATTGAGGAGAATCAGATAGAAATCACAATTTAG
- a CDS encoding AMP-binding protein, with protein sequence MKLAFSTLGCPDFDWSDIYSMAKDFGFAGIELRGLGDDIFSVHARPFREKHLPHTIERLKKMRLEIPCLSSACCMNQSGEDACETQKELKEYIDLAAKLGSKYIRILCEEHVQPTEEVDDLVVVQNLRAVLPYAEQNDVVLLLETNGAYVDTARLREVLQAAASDYVAALWDVHHPYRFAGETPEQTVQNLGAYIKYVHVKDSVVEDGKVVYKMMGEGDLPIDSIMRALRSINYEGFISLEWVKAYAPDLSDPGVVFPHYANFMSRYMDTPAESRRLYDNHAGTGKYIWPKEHLIDLTFPQVLDRVVEEFPDQYAFRYTTLDYTRTYSEFRDDVDAFARSLIAMGVRAGDHVAIWATNVPAWYITFWATTKIGAVLVTVNTAYKIHEAEYLLRQSDTHTLVMVDGYKDSDYVGIIKELCPELATAPKGKPLHLERLPFLRNIVTVDSQQDGCYTWDEAMALGERVPVEEVYRRAAAINKHDVCNMQYTSGTTGFPKGVMLTHYNVVNNGKAIGDCMDLSTADRMMIQVPMFHCFGMVLAMTASMTHGTTMSPIPAFSPKKGLACINQEKITAFHGVPTMFIAMLGHEDFDKTDFSHMRTGIMAGSPCPIKVMQEVIEKMHMPEICITYGQTEASPGCTMSKTTDSIDVRVNTVGGAMYGVECKIVDPETGEDLPDNVDGEFVARGYNIMKGYYKMPEATAAAIDEEGWLHSGDLARRDENGNYKITGRIKDMIIRGGENIYPKEIEDFIYTHPKVSDVQVIGVPDKQYGEEIMACVILKPGETSSEAEIKEFVSSHMAKHKTPRYVTFVDAFPMNAAGKILKYKMREDAVKLLQLQADNAIETA encoded by the coding sequence ATGAAACTGGCATTTTCAACGTTGGGCTGTCCGGATTTTGATTGGTCGGACATCTACTCCATGGCAAAGGACTTTGGCTTTGCAGGCATCGAGCTGCGCGGCCTGGGGGATGATATCTTCTCCGTGCACGCGCGCCCTTTCCGGGAAAAGCACCTGCCCCATACGATCGAGCGGCTTAAAAAGATGCGCCTGGAGATCCCCTGTCTGTCTTCCGCCTGCTGTATGAACCAAAGCGGGGAAGACGCGTGTGAAACCCAAAAAGAACTGAAAGAGTATATCGACCTGGCGGCCAAGCTGGGTTCCAAATACATCCGCATCCTGTGCGAGGAGCATGTGCAGCCTACCGAAGAGGTGGACGATCTGGTCGTGGTACAGAACCTGCGCGCCGTGTTGCCCTATGCCGAGCAAAACGATGTGGTGCTGCTGCTGGAGACCAACGGCGCGTATGTAGACACCGCACGGCTGCGGGAGGTGCTGCAGGCCGCTGCCAGCGATTATGTGGCGGCGCTTTGGGATGTGCACCACCCCTACCGCTTTGCGGGCGAAACGCCGGAGCAGACCGTACAGAACCTGGGTGCCTATATCAAGTATGTGCATGTAAAGGATTCCGTAGTGGAGGATGGCAAGGTGGTCTATAAAATGATGGGGGAGGGCGATCTGCCCATTGACTCCATCATGCGCGCGCTGCGCTCTATCAACTACGAGGGCTTTATTTCTCTGGAGTGGGTAAAGGCTTATGCGCCGGATTTGAGCGACCCGGGTGTGGTATTCCCGCACTACGCCAATTTTATGAGCCGGTATATGGATACGCCCGCCGAATCCCGCAGGCTGTATGATAACCACGCGGGAACAGGCAAGTATATCTGGCCCAAGGAGCATTTGATCGATCTGACCTTCCCCCAGGTGTTGGACCGGGTGGTGGAGGAATTCCCGGATCAGTATGCTTTCCGCTACACGACGCTGGACTACACCCGCACCTATTCCGAGTTCCGGGACGATGTGGACGCCTTCGCCCGCTCGCTCATCGCCATGGGCGTGCGCGCCGGGGATCACGTAGCCATCTGGGCCACCAATGTGCCGGCCTGGTATATCACCTTCTGGGCCACCACCAAGATCGGCGCGGTACTGGTCACGGTCAACACGGCCTACAAGATCCACGAGGCCGAGTACCTGCTGCGCCAGAGCGATACCCATACCCTGGTGATGGTGGATGGCTATAAGGACAGCGACTATGTAGGCATCATCAAAGAGCTTTGCCCCGAGCTGGCCACGGCCCCCAAAGGCAAGCCCCTGCACTTGGAGCGGCTGCCCTTCCTGCGCAACATCGTCACGGTGGATTCCCAGCAGGATGGCTGCTATACCTGGGATGAGGCCATGGCTTTGGGCGAGCGGGTTCCGGTAGAGGAGGTCTACCGCCGCGCCGCCGCCATCAATAAGCACGATGTTTGCAATATGCAGTACACCTCCGGCACCACGGGCTTCCCCAAAGGCGTAATGCTGACCCATTACAACGTGGTGAATAACGGCAAGGCCATAGGCGATTGCATGGACTTGTCCACGGCAGACCGGATGATGATCCAGGTGCCGATGTTCCACTGCTTTGGCATGGTACTGGCGATGACGGCGTCCATGACCCATGGCACCACCATGAGCCCGATCCCGGCCTTCTCGCCCAAAAAGGGTCTGGCTTGCATCAACCAGGAAAAGATCACGGCTTTCCACGGCGTGCCCACCATGTTTATCGCCATGTTAGGGCATGAGGACTTTGATAAGACCGACTTTAGCCACATGCGCACCGGCATCATGGCCGGCAGCCCCTGCCCGATCAAGGTCATGCAGGAGGTCATTGAAAAGATGCATATGCCCGAGATCTGCATCACCTACGGGCAGACCGAGGCCTCCCCAGGCTGCACGATGAGCAAGACCACCGATTCCATCGATGTGCGCGTCAACACCGTTGGCGGCGCCATGTATGGGGTGGAGTGCAAGATCGTGGACCCGGAGACCGGGGAAGACCTGCCCGATAATGTGGACGGCGAGTTCGTCGCCCGCGGCTATAACATTATGAAGGGCTACTACAAGATGCCTGAAGCCACCGCCGCAGCCATTGATGAAGAAGGCTGGCTGCACTCTGGTGACCTGGCCCGCCGGGATGAGAACGGCAACTACAAGATCACCGGCCGTATCAAGGATATGATCATCCGCGGCGGCGAGAACATCTATCCAAAGGAGATCGAGGACTTTATCTATACCCATCCCAAGGTATCGGATGTGCAGGTGATTGGCGTACCCGATAAACAGTACGGCGAGGAGATCATGGCCTGCGTGATCTTAAAGCCGGGCGAGACCTCCAGCGAGGCGGAGATCAAGGAGTTCGTCTCTTCTCACATGGCCAAGCACAAAACGCCGCGCTATGTGACCTTTGTGGACGCCTTCCCCATGAATGCGGCGGGTAAGATTTTGAAGTACAAAATGCGGGAGGACGCGGTGAAGCTGTTGCAGCTGCAGGCGGATAACGCCATCGAGACCGCTTAA